The region TCTTGAGGCACAAAAAAGACCCCAAAGTCTAACTTCATATTTACATCGGTGGGATCTGGATTTACATGCAATTACCCAGAAAAGAAATTTTGTAGTTCTGGAGGACTGTGCATAGAAAACGACAGCTCAGCATGCAGTAAAAAAGCAAACTCAGTGCTGGAAAGGAACCGATGATAAAGTTTCCAGTCCCATAATGACATACGAAGCTCTCTGGCCCCTGGCTATGCTAGCTGATGCTGGTGTGAATAGgggtccaataacatctagaaAGCACATAATGCCCCCCTTTGTCTGAACATTTGAGGCatatatatacagttgtaccttgttctcaaacagaatccgtttcagaagtctgttccacttccaaaaaccaaggtgtggcttctgattggctgcgggagcttcctggACACAACCAGTcgcattggacattcggcttccaaaaaaagttcgcaaaccagaacgctcacttctgggtttgcggcgtttggtagccaaaacgttcgagtcacatggcgttcgaaaaccaaggtacgactccGTGTGTGTTGACAGCAATTTGTCAAGATTTACTTTAAGCCGTTCTAAAGCTGATCACATATATGAGCATCTGTATTCAAAATATGAGTTGTAACTTTTCTAGATGTCCGAGTACCTTATGGACTGCCTTCTGCATGGACCTTTCCAGGTAtcaagatctccccccccccatgtgcttcTCTGTGTCATTCCCCCTATACACACACATGAGGCAAGGCCTTCTCTGCTATGGCATCATGGCTTTGGAATGCCTTCCTCAGAGAAACTGACCCGCTACTGAATCTGACGTCTCTTTGGCACCAGGTGAACAACTTTGTTTTGCTCAAGTCATTTAATATCTCTTAGCCTTCTGCTTGCTGCCATCAGTTAGTAACTTGCCATTTTTATACAGAatcattttgttgtgttttaactcctgcctgctgctgctggagttttGCATGCTGTTCTGTTATGGATGCTGAGCTTCtggcacctactgaagacttTTATATTCCAGCAGACATTTTAATTGAAGTTTAATTTTgcagttttaactgatttttaccttttttaaagccaatggtagtcaagtggtatataaatagttTGAATAAATAAGAGCACCCAATTAAAATTTCATAGCGACAACAAATGTGAGTGACATTGGAAGCAGTGACTGGGTAAAATAACAGTACTGTatagccgtaccttggaagtcgagcggaatccgttccggaagtccattcgacttccaaaacgttcagaaaccaaagcgcggcttctgattggctgctggaagctcctgccaccaatcggaagccatgggacgttcagcttccaaaaatagtgcacaaactggaacagtcacttccgggtttgtggcgttcgggagccaaaacgttcaagaactaagctgtctgaaaaccaaggtatgactgtatagaacaGTTTCTTCTTTGAAGAGAATTCATATTAACTCTTTCTGCTTTGGCACTGAACTTACGTTCAGCTCCCTAGAAAACATGGATAAGAACAATGCAGTTAACCTGAAAGTGAGCATAGAATTCTTGGAAGGTTTATGCTTAAGCAAATCCCTCTGCAGCCTGGGGGCTGCGGTCTTAAGCATGCTTACTAGGGAGCAAATCCCACATAAAGTGAAATATGCTTAGAATCACAGCATGACATGTAAGTTTAGGCAGCTGAACTTAGACATGTTCACCTGGTAGGATGTGGGTGGGTGTAGGAGATTAAGTAGTGACACTACAGGTTCTGACTCCATTTATGCACTTTCATTGGTTCAAAGTCGTTTACTCCAAGAACCAAGTATTTCCTCCCCACACATAGCAATGGATAGTTAAATATTAGCTCATCATCTGTAGGAGAGGCCCTTTGCAGAAGATGCTCGCAGaagcgcttttttaaaaaacggggtaactgtgcccctgaaagaccaggtgtgcagcctgggagtcattttggactcacagctgtccatggaggcgcaggtcaattctgtgtccagggcagctgtctatcagctccatcaggtacgcaggctgagaccctacctgcctgcagactgtctcgacagagtggtgcatgctctggttctctcccgcttggactactgcaatgcgctctacgtggggctacctttgaaggtgacccggaaactacaactgatccagaatgcggcagctagactggtgactgggagcggccgccaagaccacacaacactggtcttgaaagacctacattctctcccagcacgtttccgagcacaattcaaagtgttggtgatgacctttaaagccctaaacggcctcggtccagtatacctgaaggagtgtctccacccccatcattctgcccggacactgaggtccagcgccgagggccttctggcggttccctcactgtgagaagcaaagttacagggaaccaggcagagggccttctcggtagtggcacccaccctgtggaaaaccctcccatcagaggtcagagagatgaacaactacctgacatttagaaaatacttaaaggcagccttgtttagggaagtttttaatatgtgatatttgatgtgttttaatgtttgttggaagccgcccagagtggcaggggaagcccagccagatgggcggggtataaataaataataataattattattattattattattattatcatcattatttaaaGATACTACTAAGTTGCCAAGCATAGCTGCATGACAACCTTTTTATataagtaaaggacccctggatggttaaatccagtcaaaagcgactatggggtggCAGCGCCcatctagctttcaggccgagggagctggcgtttgtccacagacagctttccgggtcatgtggccagcaggactaaaccgcttctggtgcaacgggacaccgtggcggaaaccagagcgcacagaaacgtcatttatcttcccgccacagcggtacctatttatctacttgaactggcatgctttcggactgctaggttggcaggagctgggacagagcaacgggagctcaccccgttgtgtggattcaacctgccgaccatctgatcggcaagcccaagaggctcagtggttagaccacagcgccacctgcgttgaTAATGGATATCAACAAAGGAAATAAACAGGCCTTTCCCTCTGATTTATGAGGGGAAACAAGCAGAGGACAAAAATGACTATTTGGGGTCAGAGTGGCATCTATTTACAGCTGtcaattcacacacaaaaaataacatCCTACTAGGGAGGAGCCAAGGAAGAGGGGCAAATATCCATACACACCCCTTGGCAGCCGTGTCGTAACACAGACACATCCATCCTGTGACACAGAAGTTGTGGAAGGATGCAGAGTCTACAGGTTTTCTCCAGGTGTGCCGAGCGAAGCTCAATACTATAACGTAATAGTTCCTCACAATTCTCCTTTGAaaggggcagaaggcagagaccCAAGACATCCACTTTAATCAAACACACTATGGTCCAACAATTTGCATGTTTCCCACCTAACTGGATGGTGAAGATTTTTATTTTAGGATACAGCTCCTCTGCAGGCCCCATTCAAGCTGCACGTGAATAAAAAAATGGCTTTCTACCATGTATCTCATATCGTCTTTGCATGTCACTTCATCGAGGTGTGAACAGTAATAAGAGACAATAGGTTGTACCCAACCAAGTTCTGCCTAGTGTAGACCCACTGATATAGTTAAGTGATGTTTATTAatgtcaatgggtttactctgagtagaactgacTTTTGCTACAACCCAGTGAAAACTGGGAacttggaattacagaagccgttAAGATACCAGACTGTTGTGTGAGATTCTAGTCTATTTGGTGGAGTGAAAGAAAACTGCAAGACGATTCTGATTACCattcataaaaaaactttttacacaTGACTGCCTGGGGAACATGCTCATCAAAGTGAGGAAAGGCGTTTTTCTTAAAAGTGGCACTCACCTACTAGCATAAAGCAAATTCACGCGCTGTACAGAATTGGGGGTGGGAGCAAGAGATCAGGTAAGTACTCACCGTTTCATCAGTGCAGATGGAGTGTACCTGCGTTCCAAACATTACAGACGTGAAGATTAGAAAGAGGAGAGCCTCAAAGCACAAGAGGATAAGGAGGATCACAGTCGTCGGTGGAGAGAAAGAACTGCACTCTGCAAAAACAAAGCGTGATACGGTgttccaggcagaagcaggagcCAATGGATGTTGTTatagtacaggcaactccccgttTAGGCGCATCCGAATGACAGCGCCAGACCCGGAAGTAGTCTTTATGACATCATAAAGATGTCATGAAAAGGGACACAACAGGGTGGGGAAGATTTAGGTGCGTGGGGGTCTGCAACGGAATCCTCGTGTGAAATGGGAATTatctgtacagttgtaccttggttttcgaattctacccattctgggagtccgtttgactcccggaaCGCTTTGAAAACCAcaatgcggcttctgattggctgcaggagcttcctgcagccaatcagaagctgcgcccgacattcggcttccaaaaatcggaacaatcacttctggttttctATCGTTCGGGAGCTGACACGTTCGAGTTCAAAGGCTTCCGAGTTTCCACTGAACTCAGAGTGGGTTACAAAAAACAATGCAATTCAAAAAACAATAGactagagaattttttaaaaaataaataaatacctgcaATTAAAATAGTTAAGAACAGAATTGAGTCTTTTAAGCCTATGTAAATAGTAGTTTTTAGGAATAATCAAAGTCGTTTGCATTTTAGTCATACCACCCAAGTGTAGAATTGGAAATTTGGCTTTGTCAAAACCTCAGTTTtcagtttcttaaaaataaaagcttctggcttttttgTTCCGATTGTTTAAATGCACAATGCATGGTTAGATCTCAGTAGCAAAAGTTTGTtttgggggggcggaggggggggacATTGAGCAGAAAGCTGGCAGCCAGAGACATGGTTTCAGCTCTTTGCAGGAGCTTAAGCAAAACAAATATAGAGGGCACAATTTATACACTTCCTAGAAGGTTCTTGTATAAATTGCATAGAATTTGGGTTGCGCTTAAGTGAAAATATTAGCTTTAAGCATTGTGCACTAAATGGAGGCGTGGTATGAGATAGAGAAAGAAGTACCTGTTCAACTGCCAAAGCTAGAACACACTACACCTTTGTGGAAAGGATGTGAGGAATTTAGGCAAATGTTAGTTTTATTGATCTGAAGACATTCAGCTGTGTTGGTCTCTTGCAACATGAACAGCAAAGTATTGTGACCCCCTAAAAACTACCCAAATTCATGCTGTGATAGAATCTGGGTTCCTATTccaatcaagtacagtggtaccttggttctcaaatgctgaaaacccggaagtaagtgttccggtttttgaatgtttttggaTGTTGAACGTTTGAtgcggttgtcggctattgtttcagGGGTGCctgcgccaatcagaagccatgccttggttttcaaacatttcagaagtcaaagtTTGGCGTTTTATTTTTGCTagttattttgcgtttttgtttttgaggcttttctggttggttaatttgtttttgtggctgtgtggaacccagttcagctactgattgattgattgattgagcgactgcagaaatggataaaagccccccacccaaacaatgactatcttcAGTGCAAGGAAGAAtactctcttatttattttatagtacagtacattgattgttgctttcattttatggatcaatggcctcgttagatagtaacattcatgttaaactgctgttttagaggttgtttttaaaagtctgggacagattaatccgttttgcattactttctatgggaaagcgcgctttggttttggaacgctttggtttcggaacggacttccggaatggattaagtttgggaaccaaggtaccactgtatctctccaGAGCTTTGACCTAGCCCTGGGCTCTTGTGCATTCTGAAAGCTAGAGAGGACTATTATACATGGTTGTCTTTAATACATTGATCATCATCTATGTAACCTACACTGTGACCTTAGGGCGAAGGGCAGGaaatctcaaaataaataaaacacaaaagtgTAACCGATGCtctgctttaaatttatttttttgtagaagagagggagaaaattaaTATAAAACAAGTTCAGTCACAGCACATAGATTAAACTGTTAAGAGGAATTTTTCAAAGCCTTACAAAATAGGCGCCTCACTCTGCTTCACACAAGGAGaggttattattttattgtagggGTTCACTGAAACATGAAATGCTCTATGTTTCTTGTAACACATGTCTGTGAGCGTTGTACCATGCAGATGGTCTCCAATGGGGTAGTTTTACCCAAATCTGAGTAGGATGggaaaacagcttttaaaaaaatgtgtcactTAATAGAGTCTTCAGAGCATTGGCTCAAGAGCAAAACGAAGGATGCTGAACAGTCCCTGGCCTCTGAGAGTTCTTCAAACTTATACAGGACCTAAAGGGGCTGATTCGTGCACAAAAGCACAGTAGGAAGAGACTATTCTGCATGTCTGGATACCATCCTGATTTGGCAAAACCTGCACAAAGCAACTTTGTGGCTCGGGGGGCACAAAGCAATTATTTCCCACACATTTCGCTAGCTCGAAAAGAATCGGATCCAGTTCACGAGAAAGCATTGCATCTGTCCATATACTCACTTGTCCAGTCTTCTTCAAAGCAATACAGGAAGTGAAATCCAACCATGATCAGGGCATGCAGGGAAATAAGTGCTATATACATCTGAAACACAATACGATTTTGAACTATGAAGACACAGAGATTTCAAGGCGCATTTCTGCATGCCCCAAATTTGTTTGCCGGTTTTAAGCTGAAGCCGAAATCAAAGACATGGCATTCGGGACAGATAAATATATTCAAGCTCGCATGCTTATAGAGATCGCCTTATCTTCAACCTTATCTCCTAAATTACTTCTGCCAAACAATTAATAGGCCTAGCTATATCCAGTGGAAAAATACCTGGAGCAAACTGACTGAACAAGAGGTCTATTCTTCTCTAACAATACTGAACTATGAGAAAATGGCAAGGGTAAGAGGGAATCTATTCTGCCATGCGATAATAGCAGGGTGTTTTCCCCCCAAGCCAGGTCAAACCCTTTTGAAATATGATTGTTTATCAAGCAAGCAAATTAATCTATAGAAGatagacttgatttaaatcattttgtttttacagaaagactcattcttgctggtacaatcttaatatttacaaccagatgaaggtttcatctTTGGAATAGTAAttttttcagagtagtttttacagttatataaaaatgactgatttggttatactattagaaatacacagacagataattatgaaattattgtgaggtttaataagttaactgtttatatttggacaacttttctgctgtactttattggaaggagacaCTTCCTTAATAACaaattatttaactaaaacaataacattatagcatatgtatccatgtttgttaactggtgtggttaaacaattttttaaaaaaacttagactgaggtttagcacacataaaaaacttaaaacaaatccttatttcctgatgaataaccTTTGGACTataacaggcacaggcaaactcggccctccagatgttttgggactacaattcccatcatccctgaccactggtcctgttagctagggatcatgtgaattgtagtcccaaaacatctggagggccgagtttgcctatgcctgggctataatgtaacttaaatagaaaactatatttagaaagatttttcctcgaaatgtattctattttaaaaatccgatttaaataaaaaaaattgatttacatttttaaaaatctattatttttttaaaaaataatcattatcCACCCCTGCTTAGAAAGGACCAAAGGCAACCTAGTCTCCCCTGCTGCCGAATGCAAGGCTGCTTTAAGCCACACACTTCTCTCTTCAAACTCAAatcagctaagtttgttctgggtataagctttcgtgtgcatgcacacttcttcagatacatgaaagcttatacccagaacaaacttagttggtccctaaggtgctagtggacaattttttaatttgaaTGGATGATTATTATTGTGTCCTGATATGTAAAATCACAGCATTCAAAGAGGATATACCTTCTTTTtcacataagtgtgtgtgtgtacatatatatgtacataaatatacatatatgtatgtatgttgccCACCACTGTGAAATCTGATCCAATCCAAGATGGGATGGTTTAAATAGGTAATAATGGATACCTTTGCCAGCTTGCTTTTATCCTTTTAGACTACTTTGACCCGCACATTTTGCAGTGTTAACAATCCATTACTTTCCCACAAGAAGTGCAGTGTAATTATTTCAGCCGATAGCCACAGAAGTCCCACTTGACATTTCAAGGCCCCTTTATGAATTCCAGGAAAAATCCACACAATGAACTACTTACTGTAAACAGTACAAAGTACTTCTGGTTGTTCTCTCCTACGCAATTGTTAACCCATGGGCAGTGGTGATCCATTTTCCGTATACACCTCTTGCAAACACTAAAAGAGAAACACACACCGTAAATCAAATGCACATCGTAAATCCttgtggacttgtaaaagggtaaatgagtattgggaaataatccataatgaagtgaagaaaaaaatgtttaaaagtactttcccaaaaaaaacccagagtcctttctgtcagtgataattcagactgaaatttccAGGTGTCAAAAATGGTTATTTATGTAAGCTACTAgtgtggcctgtgttttgttagtgggtgcttcctgcagccaatcagaagcagcgctttggtttttgaacgttttggaagtcaaactgacttccagaaaggattccgttcgacttccaaggtacaactgtatacaaaTCGAAGTGGAATTCCATCCACTTCAAAGACCCATGTCTTCTCCTGATATCAGATCGCAATAGAACTATTTCCACTTGGCCAAAAGCTTGAGGTCACATTATTTTAGGTGAACAACTTCATCCAGCTGATGGAGGAAAACCACCACTTGACACGGAAAACGGGTGCATCTAagatgtacagtgggacctcgcaagacgaatgccctgcaagacaaatttttcgcaagacgaatgtgtcttgcgatctgatggtgactcacaagatgaattcgttttgcgaaaaattcgtcttgcaacccagagatgcattttaaataaaaggacacattctactcatgtaaaaacacactgattcctggaccgtccacgggccggatttagaaggcaactgggctggatctggcccccgggcctacCCTTTGCTGTCggtcgaggctcaggtggcctcagtggcctggagggtcttccatcagctttggctggtggcccagctacgcccctacctggacagggatagcctaactaactgttgtctatgttctggtaacctaaaggttagattactgcaatgtgttatatgtagggctgcctctgaagacggtttggaaacttcagctagtgcagaactcagcggccaggttgctcaagACGGTTTGAGcgtattacaccgatcctggtctgactgaaatggctaccaattagtttctgggcccaattcaaagtgctggttttgacctataaagccttaaacggctcaggattgcaatacctcaaggaccgcctctttccatatgaacctacccagaccctgagatcatcttctgaggcccttctttgtgtgcttcctccttgagaggtccagagactGGCAACACGAGAAgagaccttctctgcagtggctccccatctatggaatgctctccccagggaagtttgcctggcgccttcattatacttTTAGGCGGCagacaaaaacgttcctttttaaccaggcctttggttgatttgattgacatacTCTcttattctattgggagccgcccacagtggctggggaaacccagccagatgggtggggtattaataataataatgataatgatgataataacaataacaataataataataaatgtggattgggggctattgggttgttgttcctattttgattatgtattttgtggttttacattttgattttattctgtgaaccgccctgagacctccaggaaTAGGGcgatataaaaataatataaatgattaatataaataaaaaacaagagcCGAAATGCAGCGAAGGTGCAAATGAAACATGGAAATGTGCTTGCATCACAATAATGACCAGTACAACCAGCCgtatacaatggtgcctcgctagacgaatgccctgcaagacgattttttcgcttaacaaataggttttgcgatcggaggttgcctagcaagacgacgaggttttctatggccgccgcttcatcttgcgaagcatggccataaaaacctccgatcacaaaacctacatttgtctagcgaaaggggcatttgtctagtgaaaggggaaccagctgtagcaaggaaagaaggcaaaggaagatcagctgagaggcgctgacagctgtagctggttcccctttgtgttccgctggtctctgccggttgtcatgagcagtgaggggcaaccggcaaagaccagcggaacactagcATGGGAAGAAGGCAATGGTTTTTCCCCAATCCGATccaggcgggaggcggcagcgagaagagcttctccccgcCACCGCCTCGCGCACAGCCGGCatcagacggggcttcggagatcTTCCgacgccagtcccccggagcccataggagcgcattgattaagtttcaatgcattcctatgggaaaccgggactcgctagatgaaaaattcgttacacgaattgactcgtggaacgaattaaattcgtctagcgaggcaccactgtactgggttaCTGCAGATGTAACGTATCAAGCCATCCATCTCATCATCATCGTAAGTAAACCATAAACAAAAGAAAGTGCCCCTACCTGCAGTGATGTGCTCTGTCAGGTTTGATGCTACAGCATTTTGGACACTTGTAAACTACTTGCCCGGGCTTCAGCTGCAAACTTTCTATGAACTCTTTTGTGGCGTTACCTTTGGGCACTGCACCctgcaaatgaaaataaaagggtTTTGGAGTGCTTTCAGTCACGATCAGAAAAAGCTCAAGAGGCCCCATCACAGAATTGCTGAATATACAGGGTAAAGTTAAACTTCGCTCTCCTGGGTACATTAACAGAGTTCTGTTGAAATGGTATTCAACATCAGTGCAAacattttgaaaagttaaaaaacaCAGGACCCTCACCAACCCCGGGTTGGTACAACCAGCCTGGAACTCTTCCATTAACTATAGTTTCCCGTTACAGTGgcatcttggttctcaaatgccttggtactcaaacaacttggaacctggaagtaagtgttccggtttgcgaacttttttcggaagccaaacgtgctccgttttgaacGCTACCCTTCCATTTTgggtgttacactgaggtctgtctgtttttgctatttcttttgcgtttttgttttcgcGGCTCTTTTCCGttttttttttgtgactgtgtcgAACCCAGTTTAGCTACCGATTGATGGATTCTGTGACTGCAGTTTaccgctttcattttatggatccatggtctcattagatagtaaaattcatgttaaattcatgttttaggggttgtttttaaaaatctggaacggattaaaccattttgcattactttctatggggaagcgcaccttggttttggaattgtttgcttttggaacggacttccggaagggattaagtttgagaaccagggtaccactgtatgtccaaaCTGGGGGACTCTGGTTAACGACTTCAGAGCAAGGCAGGACACGAAGACCATTTCAAACCATGGCTTCTTATTCTGACTTATTCTGAAGCCATCAGCCACTTTCCCTGCTGAAGTGTAATGGGAAGCTGTAGTTAATGGAAGTCCTGTTCATTTGAAATGTGAAACAATACAGGGATAGAGGGAAGACCATGGATTTTAATGCCTCTTTCAAGGTCGGCTAGAACTCAAAATGAAAGGTTAGGAAAATGGAAACAGGCCCACCCATTTTGCTAGACTGGGAGATTCCCATCTATGTCATCTGTTACTAATTTGCAAGCTGAAGCCCATAGATAACATTTGGGCAATAATCCAGAGAAGAACATAAATCAAGACTTAAACGCAAAGGGGAAAGCTGCTTCTTCATTGAAATTTCAATCTCGCAGCCCTCTAAAGAGCTGAAAGTTTGAAACAGTACTTTAGACAGGACCCACAGTTAAAATACACTTGGATAAACCTTGGGCGTCCTTCAATAGCCACTAGCCAGTGCTAACACAAAAGACGGAGCAAACGCTTTTACAGTATTCAGAATAGATTTTGGTCGCGGTGGAACTTTCCCAAAGAAACAGGAATGCAAGACAGGCTTTCCCCAGCTTTTCATGCCACAACATGTCAGCAGCATTGCACATACtactgaagagagagaaaaggacagACTTCTTCTCCATCCTCTTTCATATCTTATTCAAATGATGCCTTATTGCCACTCCATAGCTTCATTGAATCATGACTCCAGTATAAtgatctgccccacccccacaaaaatgcatataaagggACAATGCTTCAAATAAATCAGGTTGATAGAAACCCAGACGTTttatcaatacagtggaacctcggctcttgaacttaatccgttccggaagtccattcaactcccggaaccgttcaaaaaccaaggcacatcttccgattggctgcaggagcttcctgcgctcaAGCAGAAGtcgcgtcggacgtttggcttccaaaaaacgttcaaaaaccagaaaacTTACTTGCaagttttcggcgttcgggagccggtTTGTTCGCcaactaagctgtttgagaaccaatgtTCCACTGTATCGTGCTTGTGTGTGTTCAACAGGTTCAATCTAGAATATTTAGTCCCTAAATCTCCCTCAAAAGAACAAGAGAACTAGCTAGCAGCTGGTTAATATAGCCTGAGAGGAAACTTACTGGATCTGTTACCATAGCTCTCATGTGCGAAGCCAGAGCCAGGAATGCCAATGTGTTGAAAACTATGGCGTTGATCACACTGTAAATATAGTCTCTGGAGGGAAGCAGCATTACGAGGATGACCACAAAGTCGGCATAGAGGACCAGGAACCAAGTGACGACCGCACAGGCAATACCACAGCCATCACGGATAAACCACATTGTTCCCGAGGAACCACGGCTGGGAGGTGGAACGCACTGGTCCGGTTGAAGGTATTCCGGTTTCCTCTCAATATC is a window of Zootoca vivipara chromosome 12, rZooViv1.1, whole genome shotgun sequence DNA encoding:
- the ZDHHC3 gene encoding palmitoyltransferase ZDHHC3 isoform X1, with product MMIPPIHRCRDIERKPEYLQPDQCVPPPSRGSSGTMWFIRDGCGIACAVVTWFLVLYADFVVILVMLLPSRDYIYSVINAIVFNTLAFLALASHMRAMVTDPGAVPKGNATKEFIESLQLKPGQVVYKCPKCCSIKPDRAHHCSVCKRCIRKMDHHCPWVNNCVGENNQKYFVLFTMYIALISLHALIMVGFHFLYCFEEDWTKCSSFSPPTTVILLILLCFEALLFLIFTSVMFGTQVHSICTDETGIERLKKQEPTWEKVSGWEGMKMAFGGDLSPRWFNPFSDLSCKKAPPAGTATVAPSEMAVQEAFEQLSHQEVVVGVLDE
- the ZDHHC3 gene encoding palmitoyltransferase ZDHHC3 isoform X2, yielding MMIPPIHRCRDIERKPEYLQPDQCVPPPSRGSSGTMWFIRDGCGIACAVVTWFLVLYADFVVILVMLLPSRDYIYSVINAIVFNTLAFLALASHMRAMVTDPGAVPKGNATKEFIESLQLKPGQVVYKCPKCCSIKPDRAHHCSVCKRCIRKMDHHCPWVNNCVGENNQKYFVLFTMYIALISLHALIMVGFHFLYCFEEDWTKCSSFSPPTTVILLILLCFEALLFLIFTSVMFGTQVHSICTDETGIEQLKKEERRWAKKTKWMNMKAVFGHPFSIVWLSPFATPDQGKADPYQYVV